From Bombina bombina isolate aBomBom1 chromosome 1, aBomBom1.pri, whole genome shotgun sequence:
TTGACATTGAATTTCTAATATTGTGGCGTTCAAAAAGATTTGCACCTGCTCCACATCAcatcacatcacatcacaaaaaaagGCTTCAGAATAAgacagaacaaacaaaaaaaattaaaataaaaataaaaagacaatactaacatatgcaaaataaataaataaactatgaGATAACCTCGACCTAAGTCTAGATGAATAGAACACTCCTGGTGCCCATGACTAGCACATCATTTATGTTTGTAAAATCACAGAGACATCTTTTTATTTTATCTGGCTTATATTTTACAATACCTATTTACATAAATCATTTTTACAAGTTTGTTTCTGAAGTGTTCCTAATTTTTACTTTGCTACTATTTTAAATGTGCCAGATAAGATGTTAATGATCTCACTATACTTTATATGTTAATGGAAAAAACTTTCAACGGGAACAACAAATAAATACATCTAATTTTcacaaaaatattatattatagaatttaaacaattaaaagaacctatctttcaatgctaacagaacatacaacttACTGATTGGATTTTAATCAAtgattacagacatcccaacctgcaaaaactcatttcagggaggtggtttCACCCACTACTGCGCCGCCACTCCCCCCCCCTCGCACTTATATATTGgataccttgaaaccctaaataagatagagacttataattaaagtagcttcccgctaaagtcccattaaaaaaaaagtagctttattgctcaatcacatacaacaaacctattttccagtgatcgtacgcttgttgaatgcttaaatattttagaatacaaagtttaattacatgcagtaaataaggtagaatttgtgttttatttgattaaaatcagtgggggctttttggttactggtgcatgctttgaggattctataacatcccagcaactaaaggcattccttaaagaaacacttttccggatttgggccacattggatcatggtacttggagtttcagggagattgcattccatttgctggcatcagggagccgctattacaatcagggagactccctgaaattcagggagagttgggatgtctgtgatTAGCTaacagttccaaaacctctggtcAAAGTTATTAGAAATAGTTGAGCTCCCCCTATGCTAGGTTAAGGCCTGATTAGAAAAGCCTATATGGCTAAAGCCATCATTTAGTATTTAGTCCTTGACTGACTCTCCATAACAGCAATCAttatactatggcaggattggacagatAATGAACACATGAAGGGTAAGACCCCTGTACATCATCACAAACAAAGTAGCTGATTAGCTAAATGTTATTGCTCCTCCCCCTTTCCTGCCcattcctgaaaaaaaaaacatgaacaaaCTAATAAATCAATTTAGTGATGCAATAGTTAATTTTTGTCAgttttgtccaataatgtattcTGCTGGTCTTGTCTtggatgaactgcagaaattactTAAATTCAGATGAATTTGTATTTGTTTGAAGCTGAATGCACTTGTCAACAGGAGACTCACTAGTACTGAAGAGTATACAATATGTCTTAGGCCCCCACTTACTATCCTCCATGTGGATAAGATTCTCACAAAGTGAACCTGTCCATCCACACACCCACAAGCAAAATTCATTCAGCTTACAATAATAAgtactctgtgaacagttatccttcagctactgtcatctgcatgttaaaaaaacagccaatcagcttcatcagtgccgatgtcacacttttttttttactctgatctcataagatttcactaaAATCTTGCAATATTCtacagtaaacttccttacactgaggagggaaataacatgattgtgcctgcacattccagatgcacactcccttgcaagtcctcaGACCAGCATCCTGATTGGGTGTCCATTTACAATGGGATGATGCTTCTgatgacattttgaggtaaattatcttacttttttacatagaaatattcaggtgatatttctagtctgctttttttcAGCTATGCAAGATCACTTTAAAGTTCtttaacatttaggtatcatgtccctttaacatccggTTTTGTATGAGCCTGCACCAAAATTGGCCCCAAAGCTGATAACACAGCTTTATAAATGGGGGTTTAAGTAGAATAACTGCAAGTTACActctgggcctgatattcaaaacttcgCCGTACCGGCGAGCTATTCTAAAAAGTCTCGCTGGTATGGCAAGACAcctaaaacattttttagaaacacaaattctaTCCTgataaatgtttatgttgctaagtAGAATTCTTTAtgtgactcctacattacaatataaggtctaaaaataaatcccaaagattttgcatgatttctcttcctgatggcgaggttttgaatatcaggcccactgTGTGAAGATGTGacattacatgcacaaatatgctgGAAATCAGATGCATATTTGCTGACTTGCCAGATAAAAAGCAAAGTATGCAGGTAATAAGACTTGTCTTTAAAGACACGTGATATACAGGATACTCAGGAATGCAGAATCAGTTTTATACCGCGTGCAGTTTGCAGACACCATGAAACAGGTATCGAtaaattaacaataaaaaacatGAAATGAGGTGCTACTCAGCAGTttcttaaataataaaatgtaaggGTGCAAGCTCAATCGACTGATGCATGCTtccgacagacagacagataaatagatagacagacagatacatagatgatagatagaaagatatatagatatatagatgaatagatagatagaggaatagatagatagatgatagaaaaaaCACATAATGCTTCGGGACATATCCGTCCATTAAACTCAATTTATGTTTATCAGCACCACCTTACTTTTGTACCTACAACCTTGCACATTTACAGAGCAGTGATGCCAcctcattttcataaaaaaaaatataaatcactCTCATTTCCTGTCGCCTCCAGAAAAGATTACCCAATGTTTTAATACCCTTCCTTTATTAAAGCAAAGAGATTTGTGAGCTAAGTTTTTATAATTTCCTGCTAAAATTCATCAAAAGTTTCATCTTTATCATCTTGTCTATTTGGAAAATGTTTAAGGTTTCAATGAACGCAGAAGCATAATCCATCTGAATGCTGATGGTACTATTTCCACAAGGCATCAATCACAGAGCAAATGATAATGCGTCTCCTATTATTTGCATATCACCCCATAAGCTGCCAGCTTAGAAACAATGAGCAGATAGAAATTGAGAGTTGGAAGTGAATCAGTCACATCTCTCCCTTTAGGGTATCAGAACAGAAAAATGTAAAACTAAACCTTTTTAAAGATTAACAGCAGAGTTTTGCATGGATGAAGAATACAGACATACATTccagaaaaaagtgtatttttcaagCAAAATATTCTGCAGATGCCTGTGAAAAATGTGTATAATCAGTGTAATCCTGTATTAATGCTTTATTCAGAATTCCTCATGACATGTTCAGTGTAGTTTAAACTTTTCTTAAATTTATTTTACCCACTGTCCCTGTTATATAACTGAAGAGTTTGGTTTCCCCCACACCCTGCTAGCTTTGAGACAACAATCCTGAACTTACACAGTCAAATTAATTATACTTGAGGCTTTTCAAGGTCTGTgcccagggccggctcaaccatgggaccaagtgggtccaacggacCTAAGCAACACTTGACAAGggacagcacttcagtgactgagtcagtcactgtcagacccagaccactcctgtcctctgtctcagtgggggaagtcgcaggctcccagcagcataacctcatcatgcacaaaggcaCATAACTGATAAGGGACGACATTCatggtgggacaagtgcatctcttcatTATCTTCCTTCCTACTTATTGCGCAATTGTGCATAagtattggttgcatgcaggtaggcaggcataGTAAGGTCAGCAGCCAGACTAGTAGGTTGGTATGCTAATCAGTAATTTTTTAGGGTAGGGGTCGTTTCATTCTCTGACCCAGGcaccacaatatcttgagccgtTCCTGGCTGTGCCTCTGGGCTACAAAATTATGCAATTGCTGCAAACAAAAGTTTACAATATATGTATTTCTTAGAATCCAATGGACTTGCTCTTTGTCAATGGTAAGAACTGAATGATTGTAAAAATACATGACTAATACTAGTACTACtgctaaaaacaataataataattattttatgggCAAAGTTTGTAGAGGGATAGAATTGTGCATACATTATCAAAATTAGTTATGTCACCCATCTGTAAAatcaaatttttatttaaatttcaaatgcatctgtttataggcattttatttctatttattttctgCATACATTGCAAGATGGTTCAAAGtgacaaaaataatacattttgggccagattacaagtggaactcaaAATATCGCTTTTTCCGGggtcgatatttgcgctccatctAGTAATACTAtctcacgcaaatgtgcgctggtattacaagctaggtGCAATGCGAAAACGATCTTGCTTTCACCATGCACAGAAGAGTGCACTTCCATAAGCACCAATGGGAGCCTCGTAAAACACGGCAGGAGAACCTAGCACAGCTAAGAGAGTGAGTCGCGCagcaatgtacagtatatgtatatgaatatatacatttatgagtttatatgtgtatatacacatattaacacataactatataggtatatgcttatatacatatatatttttgagaacacacagttcccccctAGAccgccatgtaaaggcacttttcagtgttttTAACCGCTagaaactgcttcatgcagtttaaaaaaaaaaacatgaaagatcctatttttttaatttagaaaatgcACTACATACTTTATTTTAGGTGCAATTGGAGCACATTTAGAAAACTAACCagggatctaatctctggttaattttcagagtgctaattgctaccacgagcttacagtagctataaccagccacttgtaatagctggttatttattgcatgcctgtaaatgggtgaatttgcctgtttacgggcacacaataaattagcgctccacttgtaatctagccctttatcttctGGTATTTGATATCCATGTCTGTTGCACTGCAGAGATGAATtgctgatatctatctatctatctatctatctatctatctatcatctctctatcatctatttatctatctatctatctatctatctatctatctatctatctatctatctattatatatctatctattatctatctatcatctatccatggCTGCatatctgtctaatctatctatctatcatctatctatctatctatctatctatctaactctctatctaaaattactttaatgtcactttaagattCAATTTAGAACTACTCATGTGTCTGCGGATAAAAAAGCATTACTTCTCTGAATCCATTTAGGAATAGGTTTATTGACTTTTCTGCTCGTCCTGCCTGTAAGGTGCAGACTCAGAGGAGGAGGCAACAGAAAGCAAATGGGAAACAGCAATCTTGCTAATTAACATGGCATGGATACTGCAGACCTGTCAAGAATGGTTTGCAAATTTGGGGATTATCTCACTGTAAAATTAGAGCATTGGTGTTAGGCTGCAGTAATGTAATTAAAACACTAGGGCAGGATCTACCTTAAACCTATAAGGTCAATTATCTCCCAGCTGTTATACTAAAGTCTTTGTCTTCTTTATAAATAAGCTCTTAACCCAAAATCtaaatgtataaaaatgatatatccATAGACCTCTAGCTCTGCATTTTGTGATGCTTTTGTAACTGAAATACCATATTTGGAATATGCTTGATAAACGATTACATCTTCAAATGTTGTcgtcatttttactttttatttaaatagtattagtaatttgtaaaatttagtgttacaatattttaatttaacataatgggctccatttaagaagctgcaaatgcagctttggaTCTCCATCATGcgagcctgcagccaatagttagGAAACATCAGGCATCAGACCATTGCTTGTTAACCTACTATGCCAACTCTGAACTGGTGTTTTTCAATCCCCCCCTGAGACAGCCCCTGCTTGCGTGTGATTGGCCGCACGTGAACAGGGGGAAGCGTTGCACCAGCATAAGCACATGCGATGATAAATGGGGGCAGCTAGCTGTAATGGTGGGAAAAAAGAGGCGGAGGTGTCAGCCCTTGTCCACTCAGCCTTTGATAAATGGGTTATGTCTCAATCAATTAGATGAGCTGTGAAGTGCTTTTACCTTTCTTTTTAATTTGGATTTAAATTTAAGGCTATTCTAATTCATTAAAAACATAACTGATTGCATGGTTTTCTTCCTGCTTTGTACCAGataaaagggactttaaacaccttGTTATTACATTTATCTGCAGACGGGATTAACATGTTGTTGGCTGCACCCAATAAAAACTCTGTTTTAAATCATGAAGTACAAATACACTATAAGGTAATGAGGGATTAACCTTGATTGAAGCTTGCTGGTggttgtcaggaaaaggccaaggTAGTTACCTGATAAACAGAACAAAACATCAACAGCCGGAAGAAGTCATTAGCTAGGCCAAAGTTCAATACCATAGTAAAAGATAGTAGCCAGAAGGGGCGGACAATACATTTACAAGTTTTGTTCACACAATCAGCTACAAGTTTATCAGTGTGCAATTCAAGGTACAGGCAAGTGTGAGGTAAGAAGCattaaggtcttagaggctccatttagctTCCATATACTTTCCACCCAAATGACACACCTTTTGAACACCACCATCTATTACCACCTCTGCCATtctggcaacctgaaataatgacgcaacacaggagtttggctaaatatggaaaggtcacatttaataatttaatttaaattcaaaaaatttctcactgggtaataacataccctgggtaataacataccctgggtaataacataccctgggtaataacatacccttaatcaacataacactcaaaaatgcgtcagcatttgcataacctgaacttggatcccacgtgtcagggggggggaccacaaaccccccctgtggcagagcaaaaggggaggagcgaacctgcagcatataccagcctttagctagaccaccgaatcacgacttagactgggtatgctacaggatcccctccgcccctcgcaagccctgcctacgtgccagatcccgatttcaccgcaacaacttatcaatttttctcttataTGGCTGCTTGCTTATCTTAACGCTTTCGGCTAGCATAGACCGCTCGAGTCACCCGCTAGCTTCCAGCTGCAGCTCTCTCGATTCCCTTTATTAGGGGGCACAGGCGGTCTTACTGCGATCCAACTAAGTAGCTGACATCGTGCCCCTAACCATGCCAATTTCTCTCGATATCTCTGGTTGTGACCTCTCCGCGTAGTTGTCCTTACTGCTCTCTTGAatctagggagggtgggagggaaacaaaaaaggttagtactaAAGCCACTTCCTGTTGTTCCCCCTATATGTACCTTTTCCAACCCCCCTTTCCTATCTCTTGCTTTTCAGTCCCTCCTCTCCTTCTTATCTTATACTTCCCTATTTTCTAACctaactccttcccccccccctctcccttcccccttGCCCTTCCAGCCAGGAGCCCAGCCCTTATGTCGCTCCGTTCATATTCAATCCCTGCGCTATttttaaggtcttagaggctccatttagctTCCATATACTTTCCACCCAAATGACACACCTTTTGAACACCACCATCTATTACCACCTCTGCCATtctggcaacctgaaataatgacgcaacacaggagtttggctaaatatggaaaggtcacatttaataatttaatttaaattcaaaaaatttctcactgggtaataacataccctgggtaataacataccctgggtaataacataccctgggtaataacatacccttaatcaacataacactcaaaaatgcgtcagcatttgcataacctgaacttggatcccacgtgtcagggggggggaccacaaaccccccctgtggcagagcaaaaggggaggagcgaacctgcagcatataccagcctttagctagaccaccgaatcacgacttagactgggtatgctacaggatcccctccgcccctcgcaagccctgcctacgtgccagatcccgaTTTCACCGCCAACAAAGAATACTCTTTCTGCCAAACACCTTTAAACTTTtcccgtgacctttccttaccttgatCATTTCCTCCAACATTCTCCTGATGTCCTCCAAAAACTGGTCATTACCGGCCTCGTTCAGGTGAACTCCGTCGCGCCTGAATATCTCTTCCCTTTTTGCCGCCAACAATGGGTGCTCCAGCACCGCTCCACCTATCCCCCTGACTGCTTTTGCCGCTACCAAATTAATCTTCCTCCTTGCTCTGTAGCCCGCTCTCTGCGTGTCAGTGTTCCTCCAAACCAACCTTGATATTATGTTTGACCATACTATCTTTACTCCTTGCCATGTTATCGCCAACCACCCCATTACACTTTTTATACGTTCTTCCAGTTCCCTCAGAGGGTATGCTCCAATATCATTCCCTCCTAAATGTATTATCATTACGTCCGGGCGCCCCCATCTCTgccttgcctgctgtattgtgCTTACCAACTCTTCCCACCTCATTCCTCTCTTTCCTATCCACCTAACACTGGCTTCGGTGTATCTAAATCCCAAATGTGTCCCTTTTGCCAATGTCGCAGCCCTAACTTGCGCCCAGTATACGTATGAATGCCCTACCACCCATATCCTTAGTGCTCTTCCTGTAACAAATCACAAAGAAAATTGGAGAATTAAATTCATTCCGGTTGGCGCCATGACTTCGCATCCCTAATCGCAATCAAACGCCCCCTTTTGGCCTGATGTAGGACTTGTATGCTGCTGATTTCCACCTTCCCATTTTTTTAATCTGCTCGATCGAACATCCTCTAGATGCCGCACTGGTTGCTGCCCCTATTCTGAATGAGTGCGGCGCATAGTATGCATCTGACCAACCCAGTCTTTCTACCGTTCTTTCCAATACCTTCCTAAACTGAAAACCCGTGACGCCGGATCCGTCCCTATGCCTAACAAATTGCGGGCCCTCTGCCCTTGCTGTTAGCTCATAATCCCTTACTGCTGCCACCGGGCAAGTCGCGCCACCTGTCCTCCCCATTGACACCCATACCCCTTTTCCTTCCGTATCTGTTTTTGATTTCCGAATTAAAACTAGCACTGCTCGCACGCCCCATTTCACATCTTCTCGCCTTACACCACCGCCCACGTCTTTCCTATTCCTCGCCAGCAATTCCCCTATGCGCAATGCCCCATGGAAAGCCAAAGAGAAAGCTACCCTGAATACCAATGCCTCATCGTCATTGAAACATACTTTGCTGAGCACTGCTAACATTACCGCCAACCTATCCTCTGTTATCGGCTCCCTTCTATCGCCTTGCTTCTTCTCTCCTACGCTCCACCCCTTGAATACTTTCCTTACCACAAATCTCTTTGTTATATCCTTTCTCCCATATAACTGCGCAAAATACGACACCCCCGCCAGTACTGTGCCCAACTGCCCTTTCTTCACCCCCCCTTGCTTCAATACCCATAGCCATTCTAGAAAAACCGTTTCTTCCTCGCGACCTATAATCTTGTTAAATTCGCACCACCGCTCCCAATACTTCTTGTATACGGCCCACGTTTTTGGCGCCACGGACTTCTCTACCATCTCCCTGATTCCGTCTATttgttgccaatctgccaaagaagaacAGGGCAGGGTTCACCTTCCTTCCTTGCCCTTGGAGCCACCTtcctaaatatttcccatttaaacCTTGACAGTGCGTCTGCTACAATATTCCTGTACCCTGGTATATGCTgtgctttaaaacaaatattgtgctTAAGGCACTTTAATACAAAATATCTCAAATACTTAATAACCGGGTTAGATGATGACGACAAATTATTCATTACATCCACTACTGCCTTATTATCGGACCAACAGATGATTCTTTTGTTCTCTAATACATGGCCCCACAGCTCTATCGCTACTATAATGGGAAACAATTCAAGCAAAGTCATGTTCTTTATCCACCCTTTTTCCTTCCAATCTGCGGGCCATTCGCCCGCGCTCCATCTACCTTGCAAATACGCTCCAAACCCCGCACTGCCTGCTGCATCTGTGAACAACTCCAATTCTTCCACTGACCTTGCCTCTTCCCATATCCTGATACCATTAAATTCATCTAAAAATGCCTCCCACACTCTGAGGTCTTCCTTCATTTCCTTATTGACGCGCACCATATGCTCGGGCAGCTTTGCCCCTTTTGTCCCCATTTCCaaccttcttttaaataatctACCCACCGGTATTACCCGGCACGCAAAATTCAAAACCCCCAGCAATCTCTGCATTTCTCTAAGAGTCACCTTATTCCTTTTCAACATCGTTTTTATCATATGTCTCGCCTTCTCAATCTTATCCGCAGGGAGCTCGCATTGCCCCTTTGCGGAATCTATCATGATACCCAGGAAAACCAGCCTCGTACCCGGCCCCTCCGACTTTTCCGCTGCTACTGGCACTCCCAACTGTTTGAACATTGCCTCTAGCTCTTCCTTCCAGATTCTACATTCCCCTGTCTCTTTCCTGCCTACCACCAAAAAATCATCTAAGTAGTGAGACATACTCTCACATCCTGTTTTTTCTGTAAACAACCAATGCAAAAatgaactaaacttttcaaaaactgaacaagaaaccgaacaccccatgggcaaacacttatCTATGTAATAATCAccatcaaacttacaacccattaaaTTAAAACTAGCTGTGTTCAAAGGCAATAACCTAAAAGCAGATTCCACATCTATCTTTGCCATCAACGCCCCTTTTCCAAGCCGTTTCACTATTCTTACCgcactatcaaatgattgatattgCACTGAAGAATCCAACTTGTCAATTGCGTCGTTGACTGAATTCCCCCTGGGGTAGGACAGGTGCTGTATCATCCTGTATTTACCcttctctttcttgggaactactccCAGGGGGGACACAATCAAGTCAGCACACGGCTTCTCTTTGAATGGCCCTGCCATTCTCCCCAATTTAACCTCCTTCCTCAATTTTTCCGCTAGTACTCCTGGAAATTCTGCTGCAGATTTTAAATTTCTCGCCTGCATAGCCCCTTTAACTTCTGTTTTAACTGGGACCACAAAACCTACACGCAAACCGTTTGTTAACAAAATCCTTTCCTCTTTCAGCGGGTACATTGCCAATTCCTCAATGATCCTATCTACCCTCAGCGGTGTTTTGGCCATTACCCGCCATTCCTCCTCCGCTACCGTTGCCCCCGTGCCCTCGAAAGGAAAACTTGCTATTGTTATTGGCATTACCCTTCCTACAATCCACTCCTGGGTGCGCTCCGCCACAATGCCTACATGCGTGCTTATATTTACATGAATTCCCCCTGTCGCACCTCTTGTCATTAAACGCCCAGCATTCCTTTGCCTCTGTTCTGAATGTTTTCCCTTGCCCTATGGGCCTACCTTGTGCTTCAGGGACCTTCATCACCCTCGTCCATGTATCTAGTATTTTTACCCCAAAATCCTTCCTACCTTTACCTCCCAATTGTATATTTCCTTTCCTAAATTCCCTATCATAATCCTTCCATGCGAAACCCCCGTATGTGGTGTAGCATTCCGctattaaatgtatgtatctcagcaCCCCTTTCATCTTATCTGGATTGGCCGTTAGAAAACATTCTGCATATATGACCATCCCTTTCACCCATTCTGGAAATGTCTGCTTTGCCCTTCTCCCCCTTCCCTCATTAGATTTGACCGCCAAAGCTTCCCTAGTCATTTCAAACACATCCACATACCGTCCTCTCTGCGCTTTCCTAACAACCTTCGCTTTTAAATGTGTGGGAAGGGGTAAGAGCTTGGTCGCTGCTACTTCATCGTCTAAATTCACCACATTATCACTGCTGTCCCCGTCCTCATACCCTTCCTTCACCACCTTATTTTTCTCTTGCTTAGCATATAACTTTCTTAcaattttcaagatttttctatgcCCCCTCCCATTACGCTTATCATCCTCAAAGTCATCATCCGTGGAACTATCTGACGAAGATTCACTACTGTCACTATAATACATTTGCTTACCGTGTTTCTTATGGCTCACACGATGCCCGTCTTGTCCTTCCTTGTCTGCTGCCGCCATTCCCTGCGGCCCTGTCGTGCTCCCTTCGACCTCTTTGTCACCTGCTCCATTGTTCACTTTACCCACTTTGTCTCTCTTCTGCaacatattcatatttacattagtaCCATCCCCCCCTTTTCTTTGAACCTGTTTCACAGACATGTGCTCTGCCCTCTTACTGCTGCGCCCCCCATTCCCTGTATCCCTAATGCTCCTTTCATCCTCCCCTTCTTCCTCTACCCTCACATATGTATACCCCTCCGTATCCCTAATCATCCTGGGGCGCTCCACACTATTCTCTTCTAACCTGACCCTTTTTGCTGCCCTCCTGCTATTCGCCCCTCTTCTGTACACTTCACAGTACTTTTTCCTTTCCTTACCCCTTGCTCTAGCTCTGTCCTGGCCTTCCCACTCCTCCCCTGACTcgcatgtgtgtgtgcctggacCACCGGGTCCCCAGCAATCTGCCTCCGCATTCCTTAATTCCTCCCTCCTTCTTGGTTCCCTGCTCGTCTTCCCACCCGCACCGCTTGATACCTTGTGCTTATTTCCCCTTCCCGGCGACTGACGCCCTCTCTCCACTACCCCTGCTGCAACGGAATCATCCCTTTCGCACCGTGCGGCCCCCGCCCCCCCCTTCATGATGACGTCATCACGTAGCGCACGCCGTATCGGCGTGCGCATGCGCATATCGCGCTCACTGACTggggaagaagagggggagggggagggggaggaagggggtaTACTGCTGCGCCTATGGCGGCCACTCGCGCCCGCAACTGCGCCTCTACCAGACCGCTCACTGCTAAGCCAGACCCTGCCCCTGGACTGTCTGCCGCTTGCTCTACTACTATGGCCCTCATCTTCTAGGCCCCAATTACGCCGCCGCGCGCCCTGCTTGCTGCCCCCTAGAGGCGCCATTGCCTGCCGCCGCCTGCACCCCATACTGCCCCCCTGGCCTAAGGGAATCTCCGGACTGCTGGACCGGTCCGTTTCACTAAATAACGCCACTtcccccatactcacatcagaattGGCCCCCTCCTCTGCCTCAGCCCTGTCTTTCATACTCACGTTACCCTCTTGCATCCGCTCTCTCTCAGGGGGGGTTACCGCTGCCTTCTGCTC
This genomic window contains:
- the LOC128644927 gene encoding uncharacterized protein LOC128644927 isoform X1, whose amino-acid sequence is MQKKLLKMTARSRRIPKRFLTDDETLWKTRAIRAQKRLKLLEKRQGEKQKKQETVLEQKAAVTPPERERMQEGNVSMKDRAEAEEGANSDVSMGEVALFSETDRSSSPEIPLGQGGSMGCRRRQAMAPLGGSKQGARRRNWGLEDEGHSSRASGRQSRGRVWLSSERSGRGAVAGASGRHRRSSIPPSSPSPSPSSSPVSERDMRMRTPIRRALRDDVIMKGGAGAARCERDDSVAAGVVERGRQSPGRGNKHKVSSGAGGKTSREPRRREELRNAEADCWGPGGPGTHTCESGEEWEGQDRARARGKERKKYCEVYRRGANSRRAAKRVRLEENSVERPRMIRDTEGYTYVRVEEEGEDERSIRDTGNGGRSSKRAEHMSVKQVQRKGGDGTNVNMNMLQKRDKVGKVNNGAGDKEVEGSTTGPQGMAAADKEGQDGHRVSHKKHDSREQ
- the LOC128644927 gene encoding uncharacterized protein LOC128644927 isoform X2, with translation MQKKLLKMTARSRRIPKRFLTDDETLWKTRAIRAQKRLKLLEKRQGEKQKKQETVLEQKAAVTPPERERMQEGNKRDKVGKVNNGAGDKEVEGSTTGPQGMAAADKEGQDGHRVSHKKHGKQMYYSDSSESSSDSSTDDDFEDDKRNGRGHRKILKIVRKLYAKQEKNKVVKEGYEDGDSSDNVVNLDDEVAATKLLPLPTHLKAKVVRKAQRGRYVDVFEMTREALAVKSNEGRGRRAKQTFPEWVKGMVIYAECFLTANPDKMKGVLRYIHLIAECYTTYGGFAWKDYDREFRKGNIQLGGKGRKDFGVKILDTWTRVMKVPEAQGRPIGQGKTFRTEAKECWAFNDKRCDRGNSCKYKHACRHCGGAHPGVDCRKGNANNNSKFSFRGHGGNGSGGGMAGNGQNTAEGR